The window ATCAGTGAAGCTCTTTACAATTTATTACCATACTAATACTTCGCGTATCCATAACTTTTCTTTAACTTTTTCCTGTTGCTTAATGGTTTCCCCATATGcaaaccagaaaaaaaaaataacttatGGACCATTATAAGGATAgattttgggaaattttatttgaacccatgttATGTATTTCTGCACCCAATTAATAATTATTTCCTAATAAACTACCAAATGTGCCCTTAGGtgacaggaaaaaaaaaaaatattagaacaCAAAACCCATCAACCATCAACACACTTGATCTTTACACTCAATCCCTCATTTTTGTTGGTGAACCCAAACCCAAACGCAGTTAACCACCGTTGCTCTCATCTCTCTATGTCTTTCTTGTTAGGTTAACTTTTTTTTGTGCCTATTAATTTGATAAACTAATATATATGGAACATTATTATTAAGTCAATTCGGTCAATGTgaattagtattttggttttgtTATCAACCTAGTGGGATTAAACGTCAACAACTTGGGGAATAAACAACAACTAATGAAGGGAAGCTACAGGTTCCAACAGACGGGCTGacggagaaagagagagagtccgTAAGGAAGGGAGTTAGTGCAGTAACATACATCGAAGTCATTGTCGACAGCAAAGCCGGTGGAGCATTGCAGTTCCATTCGGTTCAAGAGGAAAGAGACTGAAATTTGAGCAttttgttgaattccttgccggactcttatgagcattttgttaccactattatgcatggtaaagaaactatgaaatttgaagatatgtcaaatgccttgataaattatgaaatgaggcgtagagataaaaatcatgatagtacctctgaagctttatttgttagaggtagatcatcggagaggagatcctcttctagtaggaaaaaatcacactctcgacctagaggaaactctaaaggtagaaaaaccttggaaatggatgaatgtgccttttgtcataataagggtcattggaagaaagattgtcctaagctgagaccaaaggaaaagaaagttttgaagccaatgttgctgaggttgaaacagatttttttGATTTatctttaaccacttcctcatcatttgattgtgctactaaatgggtgttggatacgggttgtactcatcatatgactcatcacaaggattggttttcaagcttgaaagagtttgatggtggtgttgtgttcatgggagatgacaatccttgtacaacaaaagggattggtacatttcgtttgaagttgcatgatgacatggttaaagagttgataGGTGTTCGATATGTACCgaatttaaagaaaaatcttATCTCTTTAGGAACTTTAGAAGCCAagggcttcaggtttcattcagatgggcagacattgaaagttacttatgatgcacttgttgtgatgaaagctcctcgaTGTGGTCATTTGTATCTATTGCAAGGAAGCAGCGTGACAGGTGAAGCGTATGTAGTCTCAGAAAATATaggcacatctgattcagatactactagactatggcatatgagattaggccatgccggtgagaaagctctacaagggcttgtgaaaaaaggtcttctaaaaggttccacgacttgtaagcttgatttctgcgagcattgtaTCTTGGGGAAACAagctagagtgaagtttggtactacaatacatcagacgaagggcattcttgattatgtgcatttaGATGTTTGAgctcctacaaagactccctctttgagtggtagacattggttcgtgacctttgtagATGATTATTCTAGAAGGTattgggtctacactatgaagcacaaaagtgaggtgttgagcattttcttgagttggaagaaaatggttgagaaccagactgggataaagattaagattttgagatcggataatggtgtgaatacacatccgaccctttctttaaagtttgcaaagaggaagggattgtgagacattttagtgtccagggaactccacaacaaaatggagttgcataaagattgaatcgaaccttgcttgagaaggttagatgcatgttgtctcagtcgggtttgaGCAAGTTGTTTTGGACagaggcagttaattatgcatgtcacatcatcaaccggttaccttTAGCTGCTGtgcagggtaagacaccaatggacgtatggactggaaaaccttcttctgattatgactatattcgtatttttggttcacctgcttattttcatgtgactgaaaataaacttgatcctaaagccaaaaaggctatatttcttagttttagtagtggtgtcaaacgTTATAGattgtggtgcccagagatgaagaaacttgtaattagcagagatgtgacatttgatgaagaaagtatgtacaaagactctgagaagaatgtgaaagatgtccaacaagtggagcttgagaaagttgcctctggtacttcaaatcctatttctgcTGATGTCGAagtcactacaagtgaagaagttggagaccatgaggatgttcaagaagttgaacttgaaaattatattcaagttgaagagcaagtttcacctcaagagtctattgccaagaacagaggaaaaagacaaattaccaagtcaactcggtatagtgactatgttgcttttgctcttcctattatcactgatgatattccatccaatttcgaggaagccattgagagtgaggagaatgagaggtggtgcaatgccatgggtgatgagatgaattctctcttgaagaacaggacttgggagttagctaaattgcctaagggcaagaaaactatcggttgcaaatgagtgtatgccaagaaggaagatgctgatgagaaaagcaaagtgagattcaaagcaagattagttgctaaatgGTATGCataaaaggagggcattgactacaacgaaatcttttctccggttATGAAGCCACTCCTTAATTcacattatgttagctcttgttgcacattatgatcttgagcttgtgtaACTCGATGTGAAGatggctttcctacatggtgatttgaatgaagatatctatatgtgtcaaccggatgggtatacagtgaaagggaaagagaatttgttttgcaaattgaagaaatcactttatggcttgaagcaatccccaaggcaatggtatttgaggtttgataaatttatgagaggccaaaattattctagaagtcaatatgatcattgtgtgtacttcaagaagttgcaagatgggtctttcatttaattgttgatatatgttaatgatatgttgattgcctcaaagaatgttgaagagattgagaaattgaagaagcaaatgaagaatgagtttgagatgaaggatcttggtgaagcgaaaAAGATCCTTAGCATGGAGATCAGTAGAGATAGAGTGcagggtttggtcagtttgaatcaaagacaataccttgaaaAGTTGATTCgaaagtttggagttcatgattcaaccaaaccggttggTACCCCTTTgactcctcattttaaattgagttctctacaatgtcctaaaactgataaagagaagttgcaaatgaaaaatataccatatgcaaatttggttggtagtttgatgtatgtaatggtatgctctagaccggatattgctcatgcagttggcatggtgagtcaatatatgcataatccaggtaaagagcattggaAAGCAGCTAAatggatattgaggtatctctATGGTACTCGAGacgttggtttatgctttgagagagatgactctggtattggtcattttgcagttggttatgttgattcagattatgcaggtgatctggatggaaggaagtctactacaggctatgtgtttactatggctaaagggccagtttgttggaggtccattttgcagtcgtctgttgccttgtctactatagaggctgaatatatggcagttgttgaagctataaaggaggtcatttggatacatgggttGATTAGAGATTTGAGGGTTGATCAGAAgtaggtggaggtacattgtgattgtcagagtgccatttatttggttaagtatcaggttcatcatgcgaggaccaaacACATAGATGTGCGTGAAGTCATTGGTGAAAGAGAGATTATTCTctagaagattccaactaaagacaaccccgctgatatgttgactaaggttgttggtgtagccaaggtTGTTCAttgtttgaacttggctcacattatgcctatataaagaaggcgttgagcagtaggagttttgaaggatttggctcggcatgagttgttctcttgctagtgtttgtgagtgatttttttgtgttgattgtgttggttggcttatcatggtgTTTTTAGaatttggccaaggtggagattgttggatagTGGCCAAAATTAGTGGCCAACTTGCAAATACCTTTtgattaaataaaagaaaagaaaaggtggaCAACATCATTGTGTcccttccttgttttggggaaaagaaaaaggcacaTTGTCTAAAGTTAGTTTTTTTGGCCATCAACACCCATGGGTTTTGGTTCTTAACATAGAGTTGTTGCCCTTGGAGCAAttttgagagagaagagaagtgTGCACCAGAAAAACagagaagaaaaaatagaagtgcAG is drawn from Malus domestica chromosome 14, GDT2T_hap1 and contains these coding sequences:
- the LOC139191111 gene encoding uncharacterized mitochondrial protein AtMg00300-like, encoding MVKELIGVRYVPNLKKNLISLGTLEAKGFRFHSDGQTLKVTYDALVVMKAPRCGHLYLLQGSSVTGEAYVVSENIGTSDSDTTRLWHMRLGHAGEKALQGLVKKGLLKGSTTCKLDFCEHCILGKQARVKFGTTIHQTKGILDYVHLDV